The following DNA comes from Fervidibacillus albus.
AAATTCGTGGAAAGGCGAAAATTTATACTTCCTTCGGGGATGTAGAAAGTGGAGATTGATGGTTCGTCGGATTGTTCCAGTTCCAATGAACGGTCCGAAACTTTTTCGTCCCATGATTTTTATGCTCGGAAAAATTTGCATCCATGTATGTTATAATAATAAACACTGCTAAAATGAATGTACCATAATGGAACTTGAGGGTGATTTTATGAAATGGGACAACACCGTAATATACAAAGTAAAAGAAGAAATTGAAAAGGCAATGAGTCATCCGTTTTTATTGGAAAACATCGATTCCCCGAACATCGATGAACAAAGGCTCCGTCTCGTTCTTTCCATTTTAAATGCCCAAAATTTGCGTAAAGGGGAATTGACGAAATACGCAACCGCTGTTATGCTCGTCCAAATCGCCCTTGATACCCATGATCTCGTACATAAAGATGACGGATTATCTCGACAAAAGCGACAATTGACTGTCTTAGCAGGGGATTTTTATAGCGGTTTGTACTATCGAATATTATCTTTCATTCCAAACATCCAATTGATTAAAAACTTAGCCGATGGAATTAAAATCGTCAATGAAAAAAAACTCCAATTATACAA
Coding sequences within:
- a CDS encoding heptaprenyl diphosphate synthase component 1 codes for the protein MKWDNTVIYKVKEEIEKAMSHPFLLENIDSPNIDEQRLRLVLSILNAQNLRKGELTKYATAVMLVQIALDTHDLVHKDDGLSRQKRQLTVLAGDFYSGLYYRILSFIPNIQLIKNLADGIKIVNEKKLQLYNKELKTLQDYMEGMKTIETVIYQKLAVFFQDEFWESAAKDWLHFQQLKTNREKYLHHIYTYLMDEKNDSDLLNTSIAVDQWFQRYVQDVYERLKRTFQGMPDPLHLMRIDFQIDDEAKRSFI